atactggggcgacatggctcaggcagtaagagcagtcgtctggcagtcggagggttgccggttcgatcccccgcctgggctgtgtcgaagtgtccctgagcaagacacctaacccccaaatgctcctgacgagctggttggtgccttgcatggcagccaattgccattggtgtgtgagtgtgtgtatgaaagggtgaatgagaagcatcaattgtacagtgctttggataaaggcgctatataaattccaaccatttaccatttttttatCCACATACATGACCTTACTTTTCAATTAAACccactttttaaaatacaaaatgttgaGAAACTTTACCTTCATGAGTGTTTTATTCGCATATATGACAAtatgttttataaagcatgcccaggGTGTCGAAAAAGCTCTTACGTAGTCAGAAAATGGTCCCATAAATGTGTCTGCATGAAAGAATTTACAAAACAGGCTTATATTTCTTCTTAACTGGAAGTATGTTGGCTGGACGTAAAATAGAAGTGAGCTAAGAATACTAAGCCAATGTGTTTAcccatgcaacttctgaattgtatatttttgttcatatattggaacccgtttttttttttgacgtagaaaaatggtatcaaggattattaaaatattgccttttattgtctcaaTCTGTGACTTGGTCAGCATTGTCAGCCATTAATGTGGCATGGGGAAGCATGTTGTTTtcttgccctgctttgcaaataagaggcctTCCTGCTGTTCTGGCTTAAGTTTCAGCAGAAGTGAAAGTAAAAATATCAGACTGAGGGACTGAAAGACCATAACATGGAGGCTAAAGCTTTGATTCCTGAGGACGATCTCTGTTGCTCTATatgttgtgacatttttaaagagcctgttctcctgaaatgcagccacagcttctgtaaagtgtgtgtgcagcagtgcTGGGAAAAGAACAGCTCTCGAGAGTGTCCCATCTGCAAGAGAAAGGCCTCTATGGAATTTCCTCCAAACCTGGCCTTAAAATACATTGTGGAGTCTTACTTAAAGCAGAAGGCTGAGAGAGAAACTGCTGACAAGAGTGAGACTCATTGTAGTCTTCATGGGGAAAAACTTCTATTTTTTTGCAAACATGATGAAGAGCCTCTCTGTCTCGTCTGTCAGACTTCAAGAAAACAtagaaaccaccctgtctgtccaaTCGAAGAGGCCTCAATGGAACTTAAGGTATTCTGTTTTCAATGAcaacaattttatattctccAGACACAGTCAAATATGACTGAAATGTTTCTATGGAAGGTTTTTAGTTCTGACATGCAACTATGGTGTGAGGTCTTGCAAATTCATTCAGTAGAAGAGGCAGGACTGTATCTGAAATCTTTACTTGAAACCATGAAAACATCCAGTATTTTAGATTTTCACTACAATGCTATGAGTCAAATGTTGGCATGCTTCAGTATTGATTGACAATTGTGCTTGTGGGACTTTTATAGTGAATATGGCTTCACACAGTGAACACTGAAATACACAGTGTGATTTCATAAATATGTAGCAATgtggtgtttcttttttgttacagagacatttttgtatttaatttgaaaaagtaacatattactgtaagcaattgacaacttttcacataaaaacttgatcaagccggtctgagatcagaagcaaggagcctaCCAAAGTATCcataagaactgtggcaagttctccaacatgcttggaacaacctccctgtcttatagaactgcaggacagcgtctacatctcagagaagtgatgcagttttaacgccgaagggtggtcacaaaaaatattgattttattccgtttttaaatattctgtcaaattactcaaatgtgatgtaaaatgtatagtacgtttatttaggacctttcattgaattatttagaaagaatcttatctgtgtagaatgttatgcaggtgcctaagacttttgcgcagtactgtatattgtgtcaGAGTTTTGTGAAACAAGCATATAATTTACGTGTTATGTGTTAATGCCAAAAATTACAGAAAATGTGTAGCCCATAAGACATGTCATGTGTTATTTTTAGTAGATCTGTTTTGAGAGTGTATGTACAAGAATATCTTGTACCAAAAAATCAAACCAGTTTCATGAATGCTTTAACCTTTCTTACAGTTGGCTATAAATTATATGAAGTTCAACCCAGTAAAAGAGTTTTGTGCAAAATGATGAAAAATCGGACCGGTTTTTATTGTACTCAAAATGCATAATAACGTATGTATAATGTTATAATGTGCTATAAGTATATTTCATTGAGTTTCATTGAGTTGTTAAAGGTATACTGTATCTTCCCTGTTACATTTCCCCTGTACTTACACTTAGAAAGTTACACTGACCTTCACTTGTATTGTAGCAGGGTTAATACTGTGCAATTTATGACAATACGTGATAACTGGTTCATATTACTCCAGGAGGAACTTATTGAAGTAAAAATGGAGAAGTTTACTGAGCTTAAACAAGAATGTAAGAAAGCAGCAGAACACATCAGGGTGAGTAAAGCAATACGGAATTGTTTTTAGCagcacaaaaatacaaaaacaatatttgtagttaatgttgtgtgtgacatgGATAACAACGGCTGCCATACATGAATAACAAAGCATAGTTATGCTATTTGGGTTTAAAATGGTGTTTGAATTGCAGAGTCAAGCCCAGCACACCGAGAGGCAGATAAAGGCAGAGTTTGAGAAGCTCCACCAGTTCCtgcgagaggaagaggaggccagactagctgcactgaaagaggaagaggaccaGAAGTGTCAGATAATGGAGGAGAAGCTAGAACACATCACAAGAGACATCTCCACCCTTACAGAGAAAATCACAGCTATAGAGAAGGCCGTGGAGACCGAAGGAACGTCCTTTTTAAAGGTAGGAGCTTTATTTACAGAGTTCTGAGTTTATACTGACTAATTCCAGTCCTATTGAGATGCACAGTGTGTTACTGTGATACAGAGCATCAGTGGAAATTTCAGTATTGGGACAGTAGAGCAAGGCTTCTCCAGCAGAATGGGGAGGATGAGAATAAACTCCTAACAAGCAATATGTCACATTGTTATACATATTAATCAACTTATGCAACTTTCTCTTTTCTATTGTGTAATATTAAATACTTTATTTCCATTGGTTTAATGACATTGTGTATAGTCCAGCTAATTAGCATCATACACTTTGCTAACTATTTGCTTTCTGCTAGCCAATAGCTCACTGTTTACTAGCATGGTGGAGCTGGCAGTAAATTCAGCCCTGAACTGTGATTAAAACTCAGACAGACATTTCACTGAGCTGGTTTGTGGTTTTCCACAGTATTTGGCTGTATTCCAAAGTTACCTCTCCAGCAATGCAGCAGTGTCCTACTGAACAGTCAGTTATGTTGATTTGGGAAAAATGCAGATATTTGAAATATGCCAGAAAGCTGCATGAGTTGTTAATATAATGAATgtggttttaattatttaatggatTGATATGCCTGATTAAAATCATCACAGTGCATTATGGCAAGTCCTGTATGATTTACAGAAGGCTTCATTTCACCACAGATCTGTCTTTGACCGTTCGTTcttctataataataatgacactgCACACAGCTAACTGCCAGGACAGACTGATGAAGCTGCCTGTTCATGCTCTAGATCTACAGAGTAGCTTGTCCTTTCTGCCTTGCATCTCACAGCAATGCATCATATTCGAGCAGTGTGTGCCATTCTATCGTCTGTGATAGTGATGACATGGTAAGCTACCTACAGGTAGCCCTCTTTCTGAAGTCACTGAGGTCTCTCCTCGCCATGGCAGCCAAAATAATGGAGAACTGGGCCGGCCCAGCATATTCATACCCGACCCTGAGGATGTTGGGATGTTCATAAGAAGGGCCTATTTTCAATGTACTCTGTGTCCCTCATTTACTCTAGTGTTTCCCTTATTTCAGCAGTgaattgtacattacattaccatcaCTTCACAGAGGCAGGACTGTATCTGAAATCTTTACTTGAAACCATGAAAACATCCAGTATTTTAGATTTTCACTACAATGCTATGAGTAAAATGTTGGCATGCTTCAGTATTGATTGACAATTGTGCTTGTGGGACTTTTATAGTGAATATGGCTTCACACAGTGAACACTGAAATACACAGTGTGAtttcataaatgtgtgtgtgttagtataaaagaacacatttgagatttccaaatattcattttccaaaggatctaattttacagagacatttttgtatttaatttgaaaaagtaacatattactgtaagcaattgacaactttttacataaaaacttgatcaagccggtctgagatcagaagcaaggagccaaccaaagtatccataagaactgtggcaagttctccaacatgcttggaacaacctccctgtcttatagaactgcaggacagcgtctacatctcagagaagtgatgcagttttaacccCGAAGGGTTGTGTtatgcaggtgcctaagacttttgcacagtactgtatattgtgtcaGAGTTTTGTGAAACAAGCATATAATTTACGTGTTATGTGTTAATGCCAAAAATTACAGAAAATGTGTAGCCCATAAGACATGTCATGTGTTATTTTTAGTAGATCTGTTTTGAGAGTGTATGTACAAGAATATCTTGTACCAAAAAATCAAACCAGTTTCATGAATGCTTCAACCTTTCTTACAGTTGGCTATAAATTATATGAAGTTCAACCCAGTAAAAGAGTTTTGTGCAAAATGATGAAAAATCGGACCGGTTTTTATTGTACTCAAAATGCATAATAACATAGGTATAATGTTATAATGTGCTATAAGTATATTTAATTGAGTTTCATTGAGTTGTTAA
Above is a genomic segment from Conger conger chromosome 10, fConCon1.1, whole genome shotgun sequence containing:
- the LOC133138410 gene encoding zinc-binding protein A33-like isoform X2, with product MEAKALIPEDDLCCSICCDIFKEPVLLKCSHSFCKVCVQQCWEKNSSRECPICKRKASMEFPPNLALKYIVESYLKQKAERETADKSETHCSLHGEKLLFFCKHDEEPLCLVCQTSRKHRNHPVCPIEEASMELKEELIEVKMEKFTELKQECKKAAEHIRSQAQHTERQIKAEFEKLHQFLREEEEARLAALKEEEDQKCQIMEEKLEHITRDISTLTEKITAIEKAVETEGTSFLKSYKNIKERAQCTLQDPELLSGALIDVAKHLGNLTFRVWEKMLGMVQYTPVILDPNTAHAYFSLSDDLTTVRHTGTAQKCPDNPERFKPCVNVLGSEGFTSGKHSWEVKVGNKREWRIGVVKESINRKGDITYSPQRGYWLIILRNGDKYSAAGVDDLTLERKPQSIRVQLDYDRGEVSFLNSSDMSLIYTFKDTFTERVFPYFSPRVRDGGKNDEPLQICPLKISVTVTSSQ